A window from Melitaea cinxia chromosome 5, ilMelCinx1.1, whole genome shotgun sequence encodes these proteins:
- the LOC123653561 gene encoding 40S ribosomal protein S15Aa codes for MVRMNVLSDALKSIHNAEKRGKRQVLIRPCSKVIVKFLTVMMKHGYIGEFEIVDDHRAGKIVVNLTGRLNKCGVISPRFDVPINDIERWTNLLPSRQFGYLVLTTSGGIMDHEEARRKHLGGKILGFFF; via the exons ATGGTGCGCATGAATGTATTGAGTGATGCTCTAAAATCAATTCACAATGCTGAGAAAAGGGGAAAAAGACAAGTGCTTATCCGGCCTTGCTCTAAAGTTATCGTCAAGTTTTTAACAGTGATGATGAAGCACGGTTACATCGGTGAATTCGAAATCGTTGATGACCACAGAGCCGGTAAAATCGTAGTAAACCTCACGGGAAGGTTGAATAAATGTGGAGTTATCTCGCCCAGATTCGATGTACCTATTAACGATATTGAGAGGTGGACTAACCTGCTCCCATCCCGGCAGTTTGG CTACCTTGTTCTGACCACAAGTGGAGGTATCATGGATCACGAAGAAGCCAGAAGGAAACATCTTGGAGGGAAGATATTAGGTTTCTTTTTCTAA